The following coding sequences lie in one Treponema socranskii subsp. buccale genomic window:
- a CDS encoding LTA synthase family protein: protein MDNAYAVFFVLGANTKGADSGTFLSFFKNIIVPAGIIYALVLLGNFALAKSYKKATGKKFRSVLADADKCFVFGISYTVFAVVITLVVLRAWKYPAILYEVRKTPTHSDFYDKHYVDPAATRIAFPEKKRNLVVIFMESVESSFASIEEGGLFRENLIPGITSLAKANVNFSQNEKLGGGENLAGTSWTAAGLISKFSGLPYFAPFAKTEDGKLSCLQGAVALTDILRENGYRCRFAFGSDKQFENRDIFLENHGVEIHDIHWYKRQGLIPMNYQVFWGFEDQKLYPLVRRELEELGKGDEPFFFGMLTVDTHFPDGYKCPLCPDIDKRQVMNVIRCADKQVSSLIDWMKDEPWWDNTTVVIMGDHNFLTAPHNNFIAAESPVRTANTERRWLDLIVNSALAPSQSVQKNRHFAPYDMFPTMLESIGCTIEGRALGFGRSLYSGEKTLVEEFGAEKINAELMKRTEQYEALKKGR from the coding sequence ATGGATAACGCTTATGCGGTATTTTTTGTCCTCGGCGCAAATACGAAAGGAGCCGATTCGGGAACGTTTTTATCGTTTTTTAAAAACATCATCGTACCGGCGGGAATTATATATGCGCTCGTTTTGCTCGGCAACTTCGCCCTTGCAAAATCGTATAAAAAAGCGACGGGGAAAAAATTCCGTTCGGTTTTGGCGGATGCGGACAAGTGTTTTGTCTTCGGCATTTCGTATACGGTTTTTGCCGTTGTCATAACGCTCGTCGTGCTTCGCGCATGGAAATATCCCGCGATTTTATACGAAGTGCGGAAAACTCCGACGCATTCCGATTTTTACGATAAACACTATGTCGATCCCGCAGCGACCCGCATCGCGTTCCCTGAAAAAAAACGGAACTTAGTCGTCATCTTTATGGAGTCGGTCGAGTCGTCCTTTGCATCGATCGAAGAGGGCGGCCTCTTTCGCGAAAATCTCATACCGGGCATCACGTCTTTGGCGAAAGCGAACGTCAATTTCAGTCAAAACGAAAAACTCGGCGGCGGGGAAAACCTTGCCGGAACTTCGTGGACGGCCGCAGGCCTCATTTCGAAGTTCAGCGGCTTACCGTATTTTGCTCCCTTTGCAAAAACCGAAGACGGAAAACTCAGCTGTCTTCAAGGCGCCGTCGCGCTCACCGATATTTTACGCGAAAACGGCTACCGCTGCCGATTTGCGTTCGGGAGCGACAAGCAATTTGAAAACCGCGATATATTTCTCGAAAATCACGGTGTCGAAATACACGACATCCATTGGTATAAGAGGCAGGGTTTGATTCCGATGAACTATCAAGTGTTTTGGGGATTCGAGGATCAAAAGCTCTATCCGCTCGTACGCCGCGAGCTTGAAGAATTGGGAAAGGGTGATGAACCGTTTTTTTTCGGTATGCTCACCGTCGACACGCATTTCCCCGACGGCTACAAGTGTCCGCTGTGTCCCGACATCGATAAGCGCCAAGTTATGAACGTCATCCGCTGCGCCGACAAGCAGGTGAGTTCTCTCATCGACTGGATGAAAGATGAGCCGTGGTGGGACAATACGACCGTCGTCATTATGGGCGATCACAATTTTCTTACCGCTCCGCACAACAATTTTATTGCCGCCGAAAGTCCCGTCCGAACTGCGAATACCGAGCGCCGATGGCTCGACCTTATCGTCAATTCGGCTTTGGCTCCTTCGCAATCCGTACAAAAGAACAGGCACTTTGCGCCCTACGATATGTTTCCGACGATGCTCGAAAGCATCGGCTGTACGATCGAAGGCCGTGCTCTCGGATTCGGCCGCTCGCTCTATTCGGGAGAGAAAACGCTCGTGGAAGAGTTCGGCGCTGAAAAAATAAACGCCGAACTTATGAAGAGAACGGAACAGTACGAAGCGCTGAAAAAGGGCCGTTGA
- a CDS encoding extracellular solute-binding protein has protein sequence MKKIIRLCIVFAAAFILFPSCVKKQENVVIEFWTHEDANRQKLEDRYISEFTETHPNVTVNVTRQSSSKLIELLQTAFAASKGPTMFNTIINEEYPYIAAGRVAPVNYKAAGYKNADAVTAAYADHMLDPVTVNGQVYGLPLELTNWCVYLNKKIFREAGFDPEKDAPKTWEDVMSISQKLALRDGDILKRRGFDFRYGYYLETLVPLAEQLGGQLISDDGKEAIVGKDAWIAVLSYLKQWGPKGLNLGSPTYKNAHSLFNADNNDVTMCLSGLYQEARIRNQNPNFYDSGDWMIIPYPKFQNAVKDVAACYYGHYYMVNADATKAEQEASWQLISYMLSHGEEYLSEVNIVQPTLALLNSKTFKDMPYSEVFANDLNRAHIVYYGAASASIQSALKTALQNVMLGDASPETVYEQLKKTVQDLIDEQK, from the coding sequence ATGAAAAAAATTATCCGGCTCTGCATCGTTTTTGCAGCCGCTTTTATTTTATTTCCGTCATGTGTAAAAAAACAGGAAAACGTCGTTATCGAATTTTGGACGCATGAAGATGCCAACCGTCAAAAACTCGAAGACAGATACATAAGCGAATTTACGGAAACCCATCCGAATGTTACGGTAAACGTAACGCGGCAAAGCTCTTCGAAACTTATCGAACTGCTTCAGACGGCTTTCGCCGCCAGTAAAGGTCCGACGATGTTCAATACGATCATCAACGAAGAATATCCGTACATCGCCGCAGGCCGCGTAGCGCCCGTCAATTACAAAGCCGCAGGCTACAAAAATGCCGATGCCGTCACAGCCGCCTATGCGGACCATATGCTTGATCCCGTTACGGTAAACGGGCAAGTCTACGGACTTCCCCTCGAGCTTACGAATTGGTGCGTGTATCTCAACAAAAAGATTTTTCGCGAAGCGGGCTTCGATCCCGAAAAAGACGCTCCCAAAACATGGGAAGACGTCATGAGCATTTCTCAAAAGCTTGCTCTGCGCGACGGCGATATCTTGAAAAGAAGAGGATTCGATTTCCGCTACGGTTATTATCTTGAAACGCTCGTTCCGCTCGCCGAACAGCTGGGCGGACAGCTCATCAGCGATGACGGTAAAGAAGCGATCGTCGGAAAGGATGCGTGGATTGCCGTCCTGTCGTATTTAAAACAATGGGGGCCGAAAGGTTTGAATCTCGGCTCTCCGACATATAAAAACGCCCATTCGCTTTTTAATGCCGACAACAACGATGTGACGATGTGTTTATCGGGATTGTATCAGGAAGCGCGCATACGAAATCAAAATCCGAACTTTTACGACAGCGGTGACTGGATGATCATTCCGTATCCGAAATTCCAAAACGCCGTCAAAGACGTTGCGGCATGTTACTACGGCCATTACTATATGGTAAACGCCGATGCGACGAAAGCCGAGCAGGAAGCTTCGTGGCAGCTCATCTCCTATATGCTCAGCCACGGCGAAGAGTACCTGTCCGAAGTGAATATCGTTCAGCCGACACTTGCGCTTTTGAACAGCAAAACATTTAAAGATATGCCGTACTCCGAAGTGTTTGCAAACGATTTGAATCGTGCGCACATCGTGTACTACGGTGCGGCATCCGCATCGATACAAAGCGCTCTCAAAACGGCGCTGCAAAACGTCATGCTCGGAGATGCTTCGCCGGAAACCGTATACGAGCAGCTTAAAAAAACGGTTCAGGATTTAATCGACGAACAAAAATAA
- a CDS encoding PHP domain-containing protein — translation MEVFTQDEVNLHTHCKYCRHAVGEVQDYVDEAEKDGIKVLGMSDHCPVPDDRWHSARMFYSELDAYQKDCEAAAERAPRGMHFFRGFETDYHKDYVSYYRDELLGERGFDYLLLAVHNYYAPDGSDITIPECLINDRGALHAYTKTLIEGMQSGLFLYAVHPDLFAASYLEWDDEARACSRDILACASSVHMPIEINGQGIRAKKVVSSSGERYRYPLQEFWNLASEYDVPVVTAADCHKPEDMITSRKACKEIAEKANLTFARYAIDENGNIIIQ, via the coding sequence GTGGAAGTTTTTACGCAGGACGAAGTGAATCTTCATACACATTGCAAATACTGCAGACATGCCGTCGGTGAAGTGCAAGATTATGTCGATGAAGCGGAAAAAGACGGCATCAAAGTGCTCGGCATGAGCGATCACTGCCCCGTGCCTGACGACAGATGGCACAGCGCGAGAATGTTTTATTCCGAACTCGACGCTTACCAAAAAGACTGCGAAGCTGCCGCCGAACGTGCTCCGCGCGGCATGCACTTTTTTCGCGGATTTGAAACCGACTATCATAAAGATTACGTTTCATATTATCGCGACGAATTGCTCGGTGAACGCGGCTTCGACTACCTTTTGCTCGCCGTCCACAATTATTATGCGCCGGACGGAAGCGATATCACGATTCCCGAATGCCTGATAAACGACAGAGGCGCGTTACACGCATATACGAAAACGCTCATCGAAGGCATGCAGTCGGGATTGTTTTTATATGCGGTACACCCCGACCTCTTTGCCGCATCCTACCTCGAATGGGATGACGAAGCGAGAGCCTGTTCGCGCGATATCCTCGCCTGCGCCTCATCCGTACATATGCCGATAGAGATAAACGGACAAGGCATTCGCGCGAAAAAAGTCGTATCGTCGAGCGGCGAGCGCTATCGCTATCCGCTTCAGGAATTTTGGAATCTCGCTTCGGAATACGACGTACCCGTCGTCACCGCAGCCGACTGCCACAAGCCGGAAGATATGATCACGTCGAGGAAAGCGTGTAAAGAGATCGCTGAAAAAGCGAATCTCACGTTTGCCCGATATGCGATTGACGAAAACGGGAACATCATCATACAATAA
- a CDS encoding YidC/Oxa1 family membrane protein insertase, which translates to MGSILFNIIIYPLIQIIEFIFVFVQLIFKNPGFSVMCISAAVTLLCLPLYAVAEKWQELERQTQKNLKAGIERIKTTFKGDEQYMILSVYYRQHRYHPIMALRSSFGLLIQVPFFIAAYSYLSHLELLQGTSFLFIKDMGAPDALLKFGGGGINLLPIAMTLINCIAGAVYTKGFPFKEKLQLYGMAFLFLILLYNSPSGLVLYWTLNNIFSLLKNIYYKIKSPYKMHIFLYLLAFFLLCIAGFINYNHRGSLNLRIAVSAVLLICAASLCAYTFFAKRIKIDLSGFISKKEAFALFISSAVLLTVVAGLLLPTNLIVSSPQEFSYIDQYSSPLFFIGNTLTQVIGFCLFWPICLYFLFSDKIKRVFACIFVCAAVSALVNAFIFPGSYGFISTAFIFAQDVKHTIVQSAVNISVSALAVAAAFILLKFRKSKIVTTLAALASVSICTLSFINTIRIVSEFKTLASYRDKDQAGGATTVEPIFSLSQKGKNVVVLMLDRAVSVLVPYIFEDHPELKTQYSGFTFYPNTVTFNGYTSLGSPPIFGGYEATPTAINARKEITLLQKRNEALMMLPCIFDAHGFHVTASDLPYANGNWIPDMSIFDPYPNIKTYVTDGHYTDLWCKEHDLHLPDASDVIKRNMLWYSLLKTSPLFLREAIYNNGSWCALTNTKSLRKTLDGYAVLDYLPRLVSIVGDASDNALIMDNNTTHEGSMLQAPDYRPVLTVTKFGNGKYARTVVYSINIATIMRLADWFQYMKDNGVYDNTRIILVSDHGPETNVVTHNNLPFQQDQFNAFLMVKDFNASGEIKTDNTFMSTADVPFLALDNLIANPVNPFTGNPITTDAKKEPLYIAMSGMQISGTNAYEFLLDPKKDYYIHDNLFEPKNWVRAAE; encoded by the coding sequence ATGGGTTCGATCCTCTTTAACATTATTATTTATCCGCTTATACAAATCATAGAGTTTATTTTTGTGTTTGTACAATTGATATTTAAAAATCCCGGCTTTTCCGTCATGTGTATAAGCGCTGCGGTGACACTGCTCTGTCTGCCGCTTTACGCAGTTGCAGAAAAGTGGCAAGAACTCGAGCGGCAGACGCAAAAAAATCTGAAAGCCGGCATCGAGCGTATCAAAACGACATTTAAAGGCGACGAACAGTATATGATATTGTCGGTGTATTACCGGCAGCATCGCTATCATCCTATCATGGCGCTCCGCTCTTCGTTCGGCCTTTTAATTCAAGTTCCCTTTTTTATCGCGGCATATTCGTATCTTTCGCATCTCGAATTGTTGCAAGGTACATCATTCCTGTTCATAAAAGATATGGGTGCTCCCGATGCACTTCTGAAATTCGGGGGGGGGGGTATAAACCTGCTTCCCATAGCGATGACGCTCATAAACTGCATCGCCGGTGCGGTGTATACCAAGGGATTTCCGTTTAAGGAAAAACTGCAGCTGTACGGCATGGCATTTTTATTTCTCATTTTGCTGTATAATTCTCCCTCCGGTCTCGTACTCTACTGGACTTTAAATAACATATTTTCGCTTTTAAAAAATATTTATTATAAAATAAAAAGTCCGTATAAGATGCACATATTTTTATACCTATTGGCATTTTTTCTACTGTGTATTGCAGGCTTTATCAATTACAACCACAGAGGCTCTCTAAATCTGCGCATAGCGGTTTCGGCTGTTCTTTTAATCTGTGCCGCTTCTCTTTGCGCGTACACATTTTTTGCAAAACGCATAAAAATCGATTTGAGCGGTTTTATTTCAAAAAAAGAAGCTTTCGCGTTGTTTATCTCGTCGGCCGTTCTTTTAACCGTCGTTGCGGGTTTGCTATTACCGACAAATTTAATCGTATCTTCTCCTCAAGAATTTTCGTACATAGACCAATATTCGTCTCCGCTGTTTTTTATCGGCAATACGTTAACGCAAGTCATCGGCTTTTGCCTCTTTTGGCCGATCTGTTTGTATTTTTTATTTTCGGATAAAATAAAACGCGTATTCGCATGTATTTTCGTATGCGCTGCAGTAAGCGCGCTCGTAAATGCGTTTATTTTTCCCGGCTCATACGGCTTCATTTCAACGGCGTTCATATTTGCCCAAGACGTCAAACACACAATCGTTCAATCTGCCGTAAACATATCCGTTTCGGCGCTTGCAGTCGCCGCAGCGTTCATCCTGTTGAAATTCCGCAAATCGAAAATCGTTACGACACTTGCCGCTCTCGCTTCCGTTTCGATATGTACTTTGTCTTTCATCAATACGATACGTATCGTTTCGGAATTCAAAACGCTTGCTTCATATAGAGATAAAGATCAGGCGGGAGGAGCAACAACGGTCGAGCCGATCTTTTCTCTCTCGCAAAAAGGAAAAAACGTCGTCGTGCTTATGCTCGACAGAGCTGTCAGCGTTCTCGTCCCGTATATTTTTGAAGATCATCCGGAATTGAAAACACAGTATTCGGGTTTTACATTCTATCCCAATACGGTAACATTCAACGGCTATACGTCGCTCGGCTCGCCTCCCATTTTCGGCGGTTATGAAGCGACGCCTACCGCAATCAACGCACGAAAGGAAATTACGCTGCTGCAAAAACGTAATGAAGCGCTTATGATGCTGCCGTGCATTTTCGATGCACACGGCTTTCACGTTACGGCATCCGATTTGCCCTATGCGAACGGTAATTGGATCCCGGATATGAGTATCTTCGATCCTTATCCCAACATCAAAACTTACGTTACCGACGGACACTACACCGACCTGTGGTGCAAAGAACACGACCTGCACCTTCCCGATGCAAGCGATGTGATAAAACGAAATATGCTGTGGTATTCGCTTTTAAAAACATCCCCGCTTTTTTTACGCGAAGCGATCTATAACAACGGTTCGTGGTGCGCGCTTACCAATACCAAATCGCTGAGAAAAACGCTCGACGGGTATGCCGTTCTCGATTATCTGCCGCGTCTCGTTTCAATTGTCGGCGACGCAAGCGATAACGCGCTCATCATGGACAACAATACGACACATGAAGGTTCAATGCTGCAGGCACCTGATTACCGTCCCGTTCTCACTGTTACGAAATTCGGCAATGGGAAATATGCGCGTACAGTTGTGTATTCCATAAATATCGCTACGATAATGCGACTGGCGGATTGGTTTCAATACATGAAAGACAACGGTGTCTATGACAATACGCGCATCATCCTCGTCTCCGATCATGGACCGGAGACAAACGTCGTAACGCATAATAATTTGCCGTTTCAGCAGGATCAGTTCAACGCGTTTCTCATGGTTAAAGATTTTAATGCGTCGGGCGAAATAAAAACCGACAATACTTTTATGTCGACCGCCGATGTCCCGTTTCTCGCACTGGATAACCTCATCGCTAATCCCGTCAACCCGTTTACCGGAAATCCGATTACGACGGATGCAAAAAAAGAACCGCTGTATATCGCTATGTCGGGGATGCAGATTTCGGGAACCAACGCATATGAATTTTTGCTCGATCCGAAAAAAGATTACTATATCCATGATAATCTCTTCGAGCCGAAAAATTGGGTGCGCGCGGCGGAATAA
- the rfbD gene encoding dTDP-4-dehydrorhamnose reductase produces the protein MLWLIGCTGMLGREFAYRLSEKKIPFVGTGSEVDIADAEKIETFINKTESASFYASRDVKKDNKIDWIINCAAYTAVDKAEDEAEKAYRTNCTGALNAARTARARSAKLVHISTDYVFDGNVCTPYTEDVPKSPINTYGKTKAESEDLIAQAMTQYYIIRTSWLYGFGCPNFVYTMTRAMNERESVNVVNDQRGSPTFCGDLVSAVIKLIKKEAGATSLFGKKSAAPYGIYHFSNSGEATRFDFAEAIYDFGKKYGRITRDCSVRPCSSGEYATKAVRPAYSVLDCTKIETALGIKIPSWRLSLEHFIKSERFESF, from the coding sequence ATGCTGTGGCTCATCGGCTGTACGGGAATGCTCGGACGCGAATTCGCATATCGGCTTTCGGAAAAAAAGATTCCGTTCGTCGGTACGGGAAGCGAAGTCGATATAGCCGATGCCGAAAAAATCGAAACATTTATCAATAAAACCGAAAGCGCGTCTTTTTATGCGTCGCGCGATGTAAAAAAAGACAATAAAATCGATTGGATTATCAACTGCGCGGCTTACACGGCGGTCGACAAAGCCGAAGATGAAGCGGAAAAAGCATACCGTACGAACTGTACGGGTGCCCTCAACGCCGCGCGCACGGCGAGAGCCCGCAGTGCAAAGCTCGTCCACATTTCGACCGATTACGTATTCGACGGAAACGTCTGCACTCCGTATACGGAAGACGTACCGAAATCTCCGATAAACACATACGGAAAAACGAAAGCCGAAAGCGAAGACCTCATCGCTCAGGCAATGACGCAGTATTACATCATCCGAACTTCGTGGCTCTACGGTTTCGGCTGTCCCAATTTCGTATATACGATGACGCGCGCGATGAACGAGAGAGAATCGGTCAACGTCGTAAACGATCAAAGGGGCTCTCCGACCTTTTGCGGAGATCTCGTATCCGCCGTCATAAAATTAATAAAAAAAGAAGCGGGCGCGACGAGCCTCTTCGGGAAAAAAAGCGCAGCTCCCTACGGCATCTATCATTTTTCGAATTCGGGGGAAGCGACGCGCTTCGATTTCGCCGAAGCGATCTACGACTTCGGAAAAAAATACGGCAGAATTACAAGAGATTGCAGCGTACGGCCGTGTTCGTCCGGCGAATACGCAACGAAAGCCGTGCGCCCGGCTTATTCCGTCCTCGACTGCACAAAAATCGAAACGGCGCTCGGCATCAAAATACCTTCATGGCGGCTGAGTCTTGAGCACTTTATAAAAAGCGAAAGATTCGAAAGCTTTTAA
- a CDS encoding extracellular solute-binding protein: MKKMMMLCALAAAAIMATSCTKKPEAVTIEFWTHEDANRQKLEDRYIQEFTAAHPNVTVNVTRQGAAKLIELVQTAFAAGSGPTMFNLSINDEYPYITAGRVAAMNYKAAGYKDASDVINAYAPKMLDPVTVDGKVYGLPLELTNWCIFINKKVFRSAGLDPETDYPKTWEDMVKISKKIVTRNGDIITRRGYDFRYKYYLENNVPMVEQLGGQLISDDGKEAIVGKDAWVAFLTYMQQWGPNGLNLGSPTYKAARSVFNADNNDLAMCSTGLYQEARIRHDNPTFYDSGEWMVVPYPKFENAVKDVAACYYGHYYMVNADATKAQQEAAWQLIAYMLSHGEEYLSEVNIIQPTTALLNSDTFKNMPYSNVFADDLERGHIVYYGANSTAIQSAIGTAVESVMLQNVAPEEAYDKLKKTVQELIEQ, encoded by the coding sequence ATGAAGAAAATGATGATGCTGTGCGCACTTGCCGCCGCAGCGATCATGGCGACGTCGTGTACCAAAAAGCCCGAAGCCGTCACCATTGAGTTTTGGACGCACGAGGACGCAAACCGCCAAAAACTTGAAGACCGCTACATTCAGGAATTTACGGCCGCTCACCCGAACGTCACGGTCAACGTAACGCGGCAGGGTGCCGCAAAACTCATCGAGCTCGTTCAAACGGCTTTTGCCGCCGGAAGCGGTCCGACGATGTTCAACCTTTCCATAAACGACGAATATCCTTATATCACGGCCGGCCGCGTCGCTGCGATGAACTACAAAGCCGCAGGCTATAAAGACGCTTCGGACGTCATCAACGCGTATGCGCCGAAAATGCTTGATCCCGTTACGGTAGACGGTAAAGTATACGGTCTTCCGCTCGAGCTTACGAACTGGTGCATCTTTATCAACAAAAAAGTGTTCCGCTCCGCAGGTCTCGATCCCGAAACCGATTATCCGAAAACGTGGGAAGACATGGTAAAAATTTCCAAAAAGATCGTCACCCGAAACGGAGATATCATCACGCGGCGCGGCTACGACTTCCGCTACAAATATTATCTCGAAAACAACGTTCCGATGGTGGAACAGCTCGGCGGACAGCTCATCAGCGATGACGGAAAAGAAGCGATCGTCGGAAAGGATGCGTGGGTCGCCTTTCTCACGTATATGCAGCAGTGGGGCCCGAACGGCTTGAATCTCGGCTCTCCGACCTATAAAGCCGCCCGCTCGGTATTCAACGCCGACAACAACGATCTGGCGATGTGCTCGACCGGTTTGTATCAGGAAGCGCGCATACGGCACGACAATCCGACATTCTATGACTCGGGTGAATGGATGGTCGTTCCCTATCCGAAATTCGAAAATGCCGTCAAAGACGTTGCGGCATGCTATTACGGTCATTACTACATGGTAAACGCCGATGCGACCAAAGCCCAGCAGGAAGCGGCGTGGCAGCTTATCGCCTATATGCTCAGCCACGGCGAAGAATACCTTTCCGAGGTCAACATCATCCAGCCGACGACGGCGCTTTTAAACAGCGACACGTTTAAAAATATGCCCTACTCAAACGTATTTGCGGACGATCTCGAACGCGGACACATCGTGTACTACGGTGCGAATTCAACCGCAATTCAGAGCGCAATCGGAACAGCGGTGGAAAGCGTCATGCTCCAAAACGTAGCGCCCGAAGAAGCGTACGACAAGCTTAAAAAGACCGTTCAGGAATTGATCGAACAGTAA
- a CDS encoding carbohydrate ABC transporter permease: MAKTAKHYSIEKQQARWGFIFTLPSLVFFAVFSFYPIINAFFTSLTNKQAISRTSKFVGLHNYVYLFTRDNGGFSLLNSMRATIMFTFGTFVPMVILALILAVLLMQLRRPSQKGFFQISFYMPAVLSSVVAAAIWMILFDPRGLFNQLSNTILFTSGKDYHWLTDNTMLQISTMIVYFWKYIGYFVILFITGLASIPPSIYEAATVDGSNKWHAFFHITLPLLKPTIVLVSIMAMLQCLKTFSTQYMFAQGGAARHPIDVITMNIYFTGIRNGQLGRASAMSIILFLIMLLFTYLQFTLSKTDDVEY; encoded by the coding sequence ATGGCTAAAACCGCTAAACATTACAGCATTGAAAAGCAGCAGGCGCGCTGGGGATTTATTTTTACCCTGCCGAGCCTCGTTTTCTTTGCCGTGTTCAGTTTTTATCCGATCATCAATGCATTTTTTACGAGCTTGACGAACAAGCAGGCAATTTCCAGGACATCGAAATTTGTCGGTTTACACAATTACGTATATCTCTTTACACGCGACAACGGCGGCTTTTCGCTTTTAAACTCCATGCGCGCGACGATCATGTTTACGTTCGGTACCTTTGTTCCGATGGTCATCCTCGCTCTCATCCTTGCGGTTTTGCTCATGCAGCTGCGTCGCCCGTCTCAAAAAGGCTTTTTCCAAATTTCGTTTTATATGCCCGCAGTTCTCTCGTCCGTCGTCGCGGCTGCAATTTGGATGATCCTTTTCGATCCGCGCGGACTGTTCAATCAGCTGTCGAATACGATTTTATTTACGTCAGGAAAAGATTACCATTGGCTCACCGACAATACGATGCTGCAGATTTCAACGATGATCGTATACTTTTGGAAATACATCGGTTATTTCGTCATCCTCTTTATCACAGGCCTCGCTTCGATTCCGCCTTCGATTTACGAAGCTGCGACGGTAGACGGCTCGAACAAGTGGCACGCTTTTTTTCATATAACGCTTCCGCTTTTAAAACCGACAATCGTGCTCGTGTCCATCATGGCGATGCTCCAGTGTTTGAAAACGTTCAGTACGCAGTATATGTTCGCACAGGGAGGCGCGGCGCGTCATCCGATCGACGTCATCACGATGAATATATACTTTACCGGCATCAGAAACGGTCAGCTCGGCAGGGCGAGCGCCATGTCGATCATATTGTTTTTGATAATGCTGCTGTTCACGTATCTGCAGTTTACGCTGTCGAAAACAGACGACGTGGAATATTAA
- a CDS encoding carbohydrate ABC transporter permease, whose amino-acid sequence MNTNKYVGRIGIGEIVAWIALFIVFFFTITPIVFMFVASFMDARQILAMPFRWIPSRAYFTTEDRTFLTNFVKAIFGNNQNPIYMRNILNSLIVAVTCAATTVLLASLCGYGLAKFKFKSRNLIFMSIMATMMIPFEAIMIPLYMVATSMHMINTYRGLIIPFLVSAFGVFQMRQYLLTFPTEYLDAARVDGYNEFNIYSRIVLPNCGPVIATLGILSFRNQWDNLLWPLLVAQSEKMKTIPLYITKFSEEKQTDEGAMMACALLASIPMFILFGALSKYFIGGAEVYESRKG is encoded by the coding sequence ATGAATACAAATAAATATGTCGGAAGAATCGGTATCGGAGAGATCGTCGCGTGGATAGCGCTCTTTATCGTATTCTTTTTTACGATAACACCCATCGTTTTTATGTTCGTCGCGTCGTTTATGGATGCGCGTCAAATTCTCGCAATGCCGTTCCGCTGGATTCCTTCCCGCGCGTATTTCACGACCGAAGACAGAACGTTTTTAACGAATTTTGTTAAAGCGATTTTCGGAAACAATCAAAACCCGATATATATGCGCAACATTTTAAACTCGCTCATCGTTGCCGTAACCTGCGCTGCGACGACGGTTTTACTCGCTTCTCTTTGCGGTTACGGACTTGCGAAGTTCAAGTTCAAATCGCGAAATCTCATCTTTATGTCGATCATGGCGACGATGATGATTCCGTTCGAAGCGATTATGATTCCGCTGTACATGGTCGCAACGAGCATGCACATGATAAACACGTACCGCGGCCTCATCATCCCCTTTCTCGTATCGGCTTTCGGCGTCTTTCAAATGCGTCAATACCTTTTGACGTTCCCGACCGAATACCTCGATGCGGCTCGCGTCGACGGCTATAACGAATTCAATATCTACAGCCGCATCGTTTTGCCGAACTGCGGGCCGGTCATAGCCACGCTCGGTATCCTTTCGTTCAGAAATCAGTGGGATAATCTTTTGTGGCCGCTCCTCGTCGCACAGAGCGAAAAGATGAAAACGATTCCGCTGTACATTACGAAATTCAGTGAAGAAAAACAAACCGATGAGGGCGCTATGATGGCGTGCGCGCTGCTCGCGTCGATTCCGATGTTCATACTTTTCGGAGCTCTGTCGAAATACTTTATCGGAGGAGCCGAAGTTTACGAATCGAGAAAAGGCTGA